The DNA sequence CACTAAAAAAGGAAAATTACTATTACCCAAACTACAGGATATCTGGGAAAAAATCCGTCAGGTAAATGAAGATCTCATCAATAACCGACAACACAATCTAATACTGGCCATAACTGAGGTTGAAGATCTACTGACAGAAAAAGAATATCTGCTTCGATTCAAGGAATTTCATCATTTATAAAATCAAACCCTTTCAGTTTATGGAAACCATACGAATTCTCGATTACCAACCACAGTTTGCAGAAGATTTCAAAAGGCTTAACATTGCCTGGATCTCCAAATATTTTGTAGTTGAGCCACATGATCTGGAACAGTTGGATCATCCACATGAACATATACTGCATGATGGAGGCCAGATTCTTTTTGCACTTCAAGATAATACAGTTGTAGGTACAGTTGCATTGGTCAAAGTAGATGATACAACAATGGAACTGGCAAAAATGGCAGTAGATGAAAATGTAAGAGGCTTGGGTATTGGGAAAAAATTGTGTCTGGCAGCTATCGAAAAAGCCAGACAAACCGGAGCTAAGCATCTGTTTCTGGAGTCGAATCGAAAGCTTGCTCCTGCCCTGGCTTTGTATACCACCGTTGGTTTTCAGGAAGTAGCCATGCAGGACACACCGTATTCCCGTGCGGACATTCGGATGGCGATGGACTTTGAGTAAACTATAACCATACAAAACAACAAAGGTGAACCTGTAAGTCCACCTTTGTACCTTATTTCATTTTAATAATTGTCACACCAGATCCACCTCGGTCAGCATGTTCATCATTCATAGAGGCAATTTCGCGATAACGGCGTAGATGATTCCGAATCAGATTACGCAGAATACCATCACCCTTCCCATGTACAATACGTAACTCTGACGACCCCAGCATAATACCCTGATCAATCCAGGCATCAACCTCGGTCAAAGCTTCCTCACCCCGTTTGCCACGCAAATCCAATTGTGTACTGAAATTTGCCATTTTCTCATTCATATCAATTCCCTGCATCCGAGGCTGGTTCTCCACCGTTTGTTGACGGTATTCTTTCCGGCTTATTTTCTCCAGACGATTGATTTTAACATTGGACTTTAGTTCGCCGATTCTGATTTCAGCATCCTTTCCTTTGATGCTTAATACTTCTCCTACTGTATTCTGTCCTTTAATACGCACCAAGTCTCCTTCTTCGATTGTCCCTCCAATTACTTTAATCTCAGGTGCAGTTTCCAGTTCTACTACTACATCTTCTGGTTTCAATTTTTTCTCAAAATCTGCCAGATCCTGACGCAGCATTTTAGTCAGATCTTTCTCAGCTTTGACTTCACGTATTTCCCGAATGGTAGTTTCAATTTTCTGGTTGGCATCTTTGACTAATCGGCGGGCATCCTCTTTAGCCTTATTTAACAGTTGTTTGCGCCCTGTCTCCAGCTCGTTTTTCAATGTACTGTACTTGGCCAGAGTTTCATTCAATGTTTTTTCTTTGGCCTGCAATTCGCGATTCTGTTCAGCAAACTTTTGTTTTTCTGTTTCAAGTTCACGCAACATCTTATCAAAGTCAACCTGCGTAGTGCCTACTTTCTGCTTTGATTTTGTGACAATCTCACGAGGCAATCCAATTTTTTGAGCAATTTCAAAAGCAAACGAACTTCCAGGTCTGCCAATCTCCAACTGGTACAGAGGTTCCAGATGCTCTGCATCAAAACGCATAGCAGCATTGGCAACTCCTTCTGTACGATTAGCATAGGCTTTCAGATTACCATAGTGTGTATTTAGCACACCGAAAGCCTTCTTTTGTTGCAACGCATCCAGAATAGTTTCAGCAATAGCTCCTCCCATACCTGGTTCAGTACCTGTACCGAATTCATCAATTAAGAACAATGTATTTTTGTCTGCATGTTGCAGAAAATACTTCATGTTTGTCAGGTGTGAACTATAGGTACTCAGGTCATTCTCCAACGACTGTTCATCGCCAATATCAATAAAGATATCACGGAACAGTCCAATCTGTGAATGGTCGTCCATACATACCAATAAGCCACACTGAAACATATATTGAGTCAGACCTACTGTTTTCAAAGCAATGGATTTTCCTCCGGCATTAGGTCCTGAGATAACCAATATTCGTTGCTTTTCTTCCAGTTTGATACTTAACGGGATAACTGATTTGCCTTGTTTCTGAAATGAAAGATACAACAATGGATGTCTCGTGTTTTCCCAAATCAAAATCGTTTTCTTTGAGAAAATTGGCAGATTAGCCTGCGTACGAAGGGCAAATTTTGCTTTCGCTCTGATAAAATCTATTAGTCCCAGAAATGTATAAGCCTTCTTAAGATTAGGCACATGTGGGCGTAACCGATCTGTCAGATGTGTTAGAATACGAATTATCTCACGTTTCTCCCGATACCCCAGTTCGGTAATCTCATTATTCAGATCGAAAATCTCAACCGGTTCCAGATAAATAGTTTGTCCAGTAGCAGATTCGTCCTGGATAAATCCTTTTATCTTACGTTTATGTTCAGCTGCAACCGGGATTACCATACGTCCGTTACGAATTGTTGCCGAAGCATCATCTGATGTGTATCCCTGATTGATGGATTGCTTCAATATACTCTCCAGCTTTTTACGCAGATTTGCCTGTTCAGCAATAATCTGTCTGCGAATAGCCTGTAATTCCGGAGATGCATCATCGCGCAGTTTACCACGCTGATCAATAACCCGGTCAATATCTTTTAGTAAAGTTGAATCAATATCAATAGCCTGAGTTAGTTCTTTAAGCTGAGGAAATACATTTTCCTCCTGATTTTTAAAAAAAATCAGACAATCATAAATTGTACGTAAAGATAATTTTATCTCAAAGAACTCTTCTTCTGTCAAAAACATCCCTTCGATAGCCGATTTTGCCAAATGCGGTACAGCATCTATAAAGTTAGAGGAAGGAAATTCATCTACATGAAGCAGCATGATTGTCTTCATCTCTGCAGTTTGCCGCACCAACTTATCTATCATATCGTAGTCATTGGAGAAACGCATTTTTTCGACAAAGGCTTTTCCTAATGTTCCACTACACTCTTGCTTGATCCATTCTCTAATCTGATCAAAGCCTAACTTCTGTTCTAAATTTTTAGGATATAACATAATTCTTCCCTATCCCATACAACAGGGATTTTCACATAGTTTCAGTTAAAATATTTTCTTAGTTTTTTTTTGGTTCGTACAGAATCCAGATTTATTTTTTCTGGCATCCTTCCTTCCGATTGTCTTGCAGTCAATGTATCAACTACCGCTGTATAAATTTCGTTCATTAGCTTAATGTGCTGTACATAAAACCGATAGCTATCATGATACTGTGTTGAGTCTGTTTTAAAATCCTTCAATATTTTTTTCTCCAGATACTTGTAATAAA is a window from the Xanthocytophaga agilis genome containing:
- a CDS encoding GNAT family N-acetyltransferase, which encodes METIRILDYQPQFAEDFKRLNIAWISKYFVVEPHDLEQLDHPHEHILHDGGQILFALQDNTVVGTVALVKVDDTTMELAKMAVDENVRGLGIGKKLCLAAIEKARQTGAKHLFLESNRKLAPALALYTTVGFQEVAMQDTPYSRADIRMAMDFE
- a CDS encoding DUF4296 domain-containing protein; amino-acid sequence: MKYKKIVVGITFLLSACVTDPKPPAGALSKEQMVAILVEVHIAEAKAQQAGFRTSDSTQFYYKYLEKKILKDFKTDSTQYHDSYRFYVQHIKLMNEIYTAVVDTLTARQSEGRMPEKINLDSVRTKKKLRKYFN
- a CDS encoding endonuclease MutS2, whose protein sequence is MLYPKNLEQKLGFDQIREWIKQECSGTLGKAFVEKMRFSNDYDMIDKLVRQTAEMKTIMLLHVDEFPSSNFIDAVPHLAKSAIEGMFLTEEEFFEIKLSLRTIYDCLIFFKNQEENVFPQLKELTQAIDIDSTLLKDIDRVIDQRGKLRDDASPELQAIRRQIIAEQANLRKKLESILKQSINQGYTSDDASATIRNGRMVIPVAAEHKRKIKGFIQDESATGQTIYLEPVEIFDLNNEITELGYREKREIIRILTHLTDRLRPHVPNLKKAYTFLGLIDFIRAKAKFALRTQANLPIFSKKTILIWENTRHPLLYLSFQKQGKSVIPLSIKLEEKQRILVISGPNAGGKSIALKTVGLTQYMFQCGLLVCMDDHSQIGLFRDIFIDIGDEQSLENDLSTYSSHLTNMKYFLQHADKNTLFLIDEFGTGTEPGMGGAIAETILDALQQKKAFGVLNTHYGNLKAYANRTEGVANAAMRFDAEHLEPLYQLEIGRPGSSFAFEIAQKIGLPREIVTKSKQKVGTTQVDFDKMLRELETEKQKFAEQNRELQAKEKTLNETLAKYSTLKNELETGRKQLLNKAKEDARRLVKDANQKIETTIREIREVKAEKDLTKMLRQDLADFEKKLKPEDVVVELETAPEIKVIGGTIEEGDLVRIKGQNTVGEVLSIKGKDAEIRIGELKSNVKINRLEKISRKEYRQQTVENQPRMQGIDMNEKMANFSTQLDLRGKRGEEALTEVDAWIDQGIMLGSSELRIVHGKGDGILRNLIRNHLRRYREIASMNDEHADRGGSGVTIIKMK